From the genome of Mastacembelus armatus chromosome 21, fMasArm1.2, whole genome shotgun sequence:
ACACACTACGGGACCACTAGCCCATATTTTTGGAAAGTCAGTCATTCGGCCATTTAATAGTTAAATGTGCATTTAACAGTCAACCCCCCCCACACATCAcgcacacgcactcacacacgcGCTGGGAGCCCAGGCTTCATAAACAAGCCGCTGCTACTTTGTTGCTCAGTGTTTCCACATCGTCAGTGCAGCGGCTCAGAGAAGATGGCACTGGCCGACGCAGAGAGCGCGCTGTCCAGCTGCGGCGACTCGTGCTCCCCGTTTTCAGAGGTTATTGAGCTGAATGTCGGCGGACAGGTTTATGTGACTAGGCACAAAACTCTCATCGCCGTCCCGGACTCGCTCCTGTGGAACATGTTCAGCAAGAAGTCGCCCAAGGAGTTGGCGAGAGACAGCAAAGGGCGCTTCTTCTTGGACAGGGACGGGTTCTTGTTCCGCTACATCCTAGATTATCTGCGAGACCTGAACTTGGTCCTCCCGGACTACTTCCCCGAGAAAAGTCGACTGCAGAGGGAAGCTGACTTTTTCCAGCTGCGGGACCTTGCCAAGCGCCTCAGCCCCCGGGTGAGTAAGGACAATTCAATCAGCGAGGAGATCAGTCAGAGCGACACGGAGGAAGGTGCGCAGCAGTGCGGCTCCTCTGGCGGCTTGGAGACTTTACGCACCATGTCAGTCAGTGGGGCCATGCGCTCCCCTTCGCTGGACTCCAGGAAGTCGGGCTATATCACGATAGGATACCGCGGCTCGTACACCATTGGCAGAGACATCCAAACCGATGCCAAATTCAGAAGAGTGGCGCGCATCACGGTTTGTGGGAAGACGTCCCTGGCCAAAGAAGTCTTTGGGGACACGCTGAATGAGAGCAGAGACCCAGACAGGCCCCCGGAAAGATACACATCCCGGTACTATCTGAAGTACAATTTTCTAGAGCAGGCATTTGACAAGCTGACAGAGGTTGGCTTCCACATGGTGGCCTGCAGCTCCACAGGGACCTGCGCCTACACCAGCAATGATCCAAACGAGGACAAAATTTGGACAAGCTACACTGAATATGTCTTCTGTCGGGAATAACAAGCAGAAATCAATTCGTGCTGATGTAAATAGACACTTCATATTGTAGAGGGGAATGTCTTGCAAAAAGtattgcattttctgttttgaatgGCAACATTTGTCAAGGGCGAATAACTGCAAACATTGctctattttaaaacaaatgacagtGGCAGCATTACCACCTGGTGAACCAGAGACGCAAATTCCCCCAAAATAGATTCTGCACAAAGGATTTTGACAGTATGTCAAGAGAGGATTATGAAATTTGGATGTTCAAAGTGAGCAGAGCTTTGTTTGAGATGACACACACATCTTAAGCCCTATTTGGTGGAAAACACCAACAAAATGCCATCATCTTCATTTCAGAGAGCTGCATGTCAATGTTTCAGTCATATCTGACTCAGTGCTGTGTGAACTGGGTGGTATCCAGGAACAGACAAGCAGCGATTAGTATTCAGTGTTATTGTAACTTCTAGGCTTGCTTGATCACATATTTGGCTTGATCACAAGTTTGTATTAGAGAATAGGTTCTTAAAGCAGGTATCTCACTGACATGACTGTAAGTGTATGTGCTTGCCTGGTAGAGTTGTATTTGTTAAACCTATtcagatgaaataaaatcttttaCTGTTATTCTCAGCCCTTTGCGAATCCTcctatcttcttcttcttctgcacagAGAGTAACAAAATACCAGCATTCATCGCCCTCCAACCTTTTCAATTTTACCCAGTAGGGAATCAAAGAGTCAGCCTCAAAGAGAGATGCCCTACCCAGTAACCTCTGCCCATCATAGCAAAATCTGCCACAGTGTTTTAACCCAGAAGCAGCTGCACAGGCAGAACTCAAATATGTGTGGTATCAACGTGTCTATACTGTGATTAACGTACAGCATCGTGACCGTGAACTTTCCTTGGCTCTGACAGTGCATCAGTCTTGTAAACAGCCACTTGTGGGCAATATCTATTTTCGATTAAAACTTCGCCCTGATATGAAATCACAGGAGCAGAAAACCTCCACATCTGAATATAGTTAGCATGTAAATACTACAGGGGGATCCGTTCCACCTATCCATTTTGTCACACAGATTCAGCTGCATGCCAGCTCGATGCAAATAACGCAGCTGTGCACACATGATGTTATTATCATTTCAAGTGTAAATAATGAAAGGGTCcagctgcacacaaacaggAGGGTTCAGTCCGCCAGGGACTGTGATTGAATGTGATTGATGCACCTTTGCTTCAAGAGTAGAATTACAGAATTACAGATTTTCCTGGAttatgtgtttcattaaaaacatataaatcaattcAGAGTCATGGTTGGCTCTGTGGAAGGGCTGATGGAACTTGTGTAGGGGTCTGGGGACTCAGTTTCAGGGTCCATGGACAGATTAATACAGCAGGGCCACAATTAATGTGATTGTAACACCTATGCTTTCCTTAAAATGTCACAACAAAAGAGCAGATGTTTCCTTTCACTCCTTAAATAAAAGCAGTGAGCCTCCTTTTGCATTCACATTAACAGTAGATCAACTAGTGAATTACAGATGGACAAGTAACATCACTATAAATCTATGAAGTTCATTTAAATccaataaacaaataaatggaGAAGAAAAATATGCAGTTAAATCCAGATTTGCtctataaacaaacattttgcacAACATATGTCGTGTATTCACGTTTGCTTGCAGTGTACTAATTTATTTGGATGGTGCCTGAGTCAAGTATGAGTAGGAAAGAATACTTTACTTGGAAACCTAATTCGGTcatattgtttgtttcagtATTTCCAGGAAGGTTAAAACTTCCTAGTGGCTTCTTTGAGCTGTTCtcacaaaaaaacagagacaacaaaTGACACAGGCAGACTTGTGGCAGCCCACATGACTGCACAGATTTAATACTGCACATAATCCAGCTGGGTGACACCACAGATGTAGCAGCCGCAATAACTGAGATGATATTGTCATATGCTGTAAATTACTTTTTGTGGAGCGGGAATATGCACTCGCAACAAgctaatatttttctttgtataAACATGTTATATCTTTGAAACAAATAATTCTCAGAAATCGCAGAAGACCTATGAATGACTGGCGCTCTGTCGAGGGCGTACCCCGCCTCTGGCCCACTTCCCTGACTTGTGACCCTTGATAGGAGTAAgtggtatagagaatggatggacaGAACCTCGGTAGCACATACGAGCCAGccaagaggagaagaggaaggccaaagaggaggttcatgCATGTGGTGAAGGAGGATATGCGCGAGGTTGGTCTCACAGAGGAAgatacagaaaacagagaaagatggagatggGTGATCCGCTGTGGCGACTCCtaaagggagcagccgaaagaagaagaagaagaagaaaatatgtcTGTTTTGAATGACTTTGTTTCCTATGGTGATTGATCCAGGGAAACACTATGGATCAGTCACCAGTCCTTCACAGATATCAACCTACAAACAATTATTGACTCACACCCACATTTGCACACAGACCAGaatgagcaatttagagtctACAACACTTGCATGTTTgcggactgtgggaggaagccaacTCGAGCAAAGGCCATTCATAGACGAAGAAATTGtttgaaaacatgcaaatacaatCCCATTGTGCACTAAAAATTATTATATATCTGACAGTGTATAAAACGTAGGATTTTATATCTCCCTAAGCTCACTTATTATCTGCAATTTCAATTAAATGATAAGCAGTTGCAAATTAGAATCCAATCACAATCaggcatttcagttttattggtcCCATGTagaattttatttctgtatctgTTGTAAAGGTGATTCAGGCTAGAATTCAGTGGTCAATTTAATTGATAGCTAGCAGCATTTAGATATAGATCAGTCACAGTATATGGCTGGAAATGTACTGTCCTGAACCTACATGTGTTATTTACTTGGCGTGATTAGTTAGAATGGCTTTACAGGATTGTATTGTAGAGTATTCATCTCCTGATTTACCATACTCCTTAAAAACCAACAGGACCACTAAAACCAATAAACCTATAAAACTGTAATGCTGCACATAAGTATCACACACTGCAGCGGAGCATTCAACAGTAAAACTGACAAGTAGAGTGCTGTACATGTCAACATAGACCTACTATGTGCTCCAGAATTACACTAATCCAACACCTTACTGCTGCTATTTAAATTCTTAATGGGAGATGGAATAAATGGGTGTTTTTAACAGGTCTGTCCTACATGTTGCAGCTCAGAACTGTGGGCCAGGAGGAAGTTTTGAGAAGTGGGATTTTTGCTACATTTCAGTAAAATGGAAACGCAATAAATGGGCTGTCAGTTTCTTCAGTTTCAGTGATGATGTGATAACAGAACAAAAGAGGGAAGCGGTGAAATAAAGTGAGTCAAGGAGAATTAGaaaattgaaagaaaaatgacttaatTGTCAACTATTGTTACAGCCTTTTCCTCTCTCATATTCTTATCTCTATTTGCAATATTCGTTCATCCCTTTCCTCTCTGCATGCAGGTGCTGCCGACGCTTTGAGCTGCCTAACACGACCCTAAGCAGATCAGCACTGTTTGAATTCCACACATGGGTCCAGGATGTGTTTTAGCTTCCTGAGTTATTTTAGATCAAAGTTGGTTTCATTAGCACATCACAACAGTAACTCTGGACCAAAGGCTTCATTATTCTAATTAAATTCTGattcagaaatacattttaaatttgacttCACAAGAGAGAATATGCATCACTCACTGTtcagaaggaggaggagagttcCTGCTGTTATGCCAAGACATAACACTATGGTGTAAAAGGCTCAACAGCCCAGGGGCAACAATACAATTCATCAGTGACTGCAGTATTAGATGATTAGTCAAAAATATGACCCATCTACTTTCAGTTTTAATCACAGTCAGGTTTTACAGTACAAAGGGCAGCGCTTTTCTcaccttaaaaataaaaagaccacAGGGCATCTGAGTATGGCAGCCATCTTATTAGGAAactaaatcatttcattttgttctaGTCTTTTTAATGTGAGCACTTAATACAAACAAAGGGAACAGGGACGTATCCAGAGATTTTGATGGGCAGTGGTTTCACAACCGACTCACTGCACCTTTATCCTTTATCACAAGCTCACACTTACTTTCTTAAGCAGacttatttttgaatttttggTTTATTGACTAGTTTATAGTAGAGACAGAATAGAGAGAGGGACATAAAGGGGGAACGACATGGAACAAAGGTCCCCTACTAAAATCAAACTGGGCACATTACAGTCACATCATGTTCACCCCAACTAGTCACATGAAACACTGCAGATGgttgtgttcaataaaaaaatacaaaaaacaggCACCTCCCTTCTGACAATATATGAGTGAAAAGCAGAATATGCTCCGTTAATAGAGCAGCATGCATATTGTATAGAATAAGCAGGCCTTATATTAAACCAAATATGAATCCAATATAGCCATATTAAACTTCAGCCATTTCTCAGCATGAATTATTCCATTAAGTTCTACTGATGAAGACTGACCAGCCATCACACACAGTATTGTGCACTGAACAGTGTTTATCTCATGAAAATAACAGCGATGTctgcaacattttgttttctgacaaGTTAATTTAGTCTAATAAAAATAGCTATGAATATATTAAGCGTCTCTGAAAAACTGGCTGGGGTCAGCAGATATGGATGTGGCTGTCAGGGTTGCTCTCCGAGAGTCAGGTCAGAAATGGACTTTATATTAAGAAGCTAAGACtgaaaataggaataagcaacTGAGtaataacaaacaaataagaataaaacaGCCATGTAACCTCAGTTTCAGTTGAGGTTACAAAaaaagaagtagaagaagaagaaaataaccATACATGTAGCTCCTCCATATCCAAAAAAAGAATTACTGAAGGAATGAATGCCAACACTGATGACAGCTCATTTGTTTCTTAAGCAACAGCTTAGCATTACTGGCAGCCTTTTTTgctaacaaaaacaacaacagtaagAACTACAATACAACAAGTATAAGAATATTACCAGTCAAACTACATTAGATGAGCAACCTAAATGtataagacagaaacagacatatGAGATAAGATATGGGAAATAAACACGTTATGTCCTGCTGAGCGTAACACTAAGTGGCTAAGTGTAACACTGCTAACATCAGTCATCAGACATCATTTCACATCTCACATGTGGTAAATGATACTGACAGTGAGTTgcatagaaatatttttttatgaagGTCTAATTTTCATTGCACTCTGATTTTAGAATCCTTTTATTTTCAGCTCCTCctgaatgtttgtaaatgtcaCCATTTCTGATCAACAGCCTCCAGACTAATGCAATGTGCCCTGATCACCTGAGCTGAGAAGCTGctctgttcatccatccattaaacCTCCTACCTTTCGTGCCGGCGATGTTCTTTTGAAAATTACAGTCATCAAGAAGAAAATGCTCTTTCTATAGCTGCTGTGCTCTGTCTGATACATTGGGACCACAGGAGACCTTTCATTTGAATCTTTACTGCATTTCTGGGGTTATTGCTAATCAGATGTCCTTTAAAGAAAGCAAGACATTTGTTATCTGCTCAATGGTCAGAGGTTTCAGTTCCTCAGTGGCTGTGCCTGATTATTGACACCctttatgcttttatttctaTTTGATCTCTGCACCAAACGTTGGCCACCTGTTTGTGTGCAAAATCGTCTTTGAACTTTTCAGCCATTTCTGGATTTCTCCATCAGCAAATGGAGCTGAAAGAATTTCAGACGCTAATAAGCACACTACgggttgagttttttttttttttgtcaaattactGTTTCCAAGGTTATTACTGAACTTTCATGATAAGGGTTTTGAGCTATTCTTATTTCATCTTGAACTTCCAAAGTAAAGCATGCACTTTCTTTTTCATGGGGATGAATGAAATTTATTGCCTGGTCTTTGTttcagaaacaataaaaagtgCACACATTctgtacatacatgtatataatgttaaatgataaatgtgaaataatatAACATCAGTATTGTTCTTTTCTACTGAATCTGGGAAGCAGTTAAGGACCGTCAGAATCAATGCGTAATAGTAGTTCACAACAACTGGGTTATATCTGCACGAATGCGGTTGGTGGTAATTCTCATGAATTCAAGGGGTTGGTTTTTGAAGCCACTGCTCTAGTTACATGTTTTCCACATCTGGCTTCGTTTTAGGAAGAAGGGTTTCAGCGTATAAGAGAATTACAGAGTGCAGGAGCATAAAAAATAACTCTAAAGGCAAGTAGAAAGTCAAACGCTTACGTCGGAGTTTAGAAATAGCCTTGATCAATGTAATGATGCATTACAGGGCAAACCTGTAACGCAGAATCAAAAGCAGTTATAGAATAACTGCCATGCTCTCCAGCAGCTGCTCTATATGTACTGATACAGTCTAATGTGCTGTGCTGCCAGGGAAAAGGCAATCAATTCTTAACAGCTCCTTTTCACAGCAGAGACTCTAACCTAACCTTTCATAGCCTCTTTCCACAACACTTAAAGAACAACATGTGTGAAACATTGTAGGAATAACTTAAATTATAGGTTTGTACAAAAACCACAGCATCTCGTGTTCCCTTTACAGTCTCCTCTTTGGTAATTAAAGTTGACTTGTTAAACCAAGAATGCAAGTGCTCTCCGCCTTGAGTGATGTAAACATTTAAGCCCTTACTTTGCTCATGCtatatctatccatctatccgCCCAT
Proteins encoded in this window:
- the kctd12.1 gene encoding BTB/POZ domain-containing protein KCTD12.1 translates to MALADAESALSSCGDSCSPFSEVIELNVGGQVYVTRHKTLIAVPDSLLWNMFSKKSPKELARDSKGRFFLDRDGFLFRYILDYLRDLNLVLPDYFPEKSRLQREADFFQLRDLAKRLSPRVSKDNSISEEISQSDTEEGAQQCGSSGGLETLRTMSVSGAMRSPSLDSRKSGYITIGYRGSYTIGRDIQTDAKFRRVARITVCGKTSLAKEVFGDTLNESRDPDRPPERYTSRYYLKYNFLEQAFDKLTEVGFHMVACSSTGTCAYTSNDPNEDKIWTSYTEYVFCRE